GGGcggtggggaggaggagggggcagaAGTGTCCACTGAGGGGAGCGGTGGTCCAGACAGGTTGCCATCAGAGTGGGTCACTAGGAACTGGGGATGGAAGGTGGGAAAGGCGGTagggtggggaaggaggaagtgGCCTGGGCAAAGGCTGCTGGCGTGGGTGCGGGACTGAGCGTGCACCACGCAGAGTGCAATTATGCAGCCTCCTGTGCTTGATGATGCAGCGGGTTAGGGTTTCATGCCGAGGGGCAGGGGGACCCTTGGCAGCTGGGCATCTCCAACCCCATTCAAAGGATTACCACTGTCCAGGACCCCCGGTGATGATGCTTTACATTTGTTATTTCAATACATAGGCATTTACCAGATATAAGCTTATGCATTTCATTTAGCCCTTAACTCCAATAAAATGACAATTTGTATGTAGGGTGATACATACAAAGCTATTTGATTTAGATGAATCATGTAATTAACTGCAGGTAATGCAATGTGAGGTATGGCGATGCTTTGCTGAAACAAAATAGCAGTTGCAGCCTCCTGGCTGGGGACTGCCTTGCCCCAGCGTGGGGTTTGGGAACACTGCACCTGCCCCCACCTGGGGCAACCCAAAAGGCCGGGAGAGGTTCCTCCCAGACCAACCCTGAAGCACTACCCCCGTGTTACCAGGCCTTCAGCCACAGTAATCATGCCGCAAAGCCATGATGCTGCTTGGTGACAATTTTTGCCATTGGTTTACATGACTCCTGGCACAATGTCTCAGCTTAGTAAATAACTCAAAGTATTAAGGACTTCGATGAAAACGGCTTTCAACTGCATGTCTCTCCCCTGTAAGAGAAGTTCTGCCTTTATAAGCATGTGGGCATGTGAGATGTGAGATGCGGGGTGATTGGGCATTTGGCATTAGCACACACCACCCCGAGTCAGGGACAGCGTGATTAGAGCAGTCAGCAAGCTGGCTCCCACAGTTTCCATGGACATAAGCATACAAACCCCAAAACATGTGCAGAGTTTGGGGTTCCTAAGGGCGTAGTCAGTGGATCTGTAGCGTGACCGTTTCTGGCTGCTGGTGGGGGCAGCGGGAAGACAGGTCGGTCCCTGCAGTTGTGTGGGGAAGGGTCACGGGAGTGGGGTCagcagtggtggtggtgaggaGGGGTGTCTGTGCAGTGAATCtacaagacttggggctcagttAGAGAAGGGAGAACCAGGAAAAGGAGGGCAGGCTGCAGTGCCAGgggccggctggggaaagcggtTGGTTTCAGGATGCCACAGGCAGGCTGTCCACCATGGCAGGTGGCAACATGGGGCTGGGGCTGCAGAGAAGTGGTGTTAGAGACGGGGCTAAGGACGGCCACAGGAGTGTGGAGGGAGAGAAGGGCTGCCGACTGGCTCTGGGGGCATGATGGAGACGGAGTGGCCAGGGAGAAAAGCTCACAGAGAGACGCGCCAAGAAGACGTGCCAGGTGCAGAGGACAGAGCACAGGTGGCtttggtggtgatggcagtatGACGGGGGTGGGTGCTCTTGCGGGTGCGGAGGAGAGCAAATGAAGAAAGCAGGATGGGGAAGGCGCCCGTCACCCCAATAGGAATCTGAAGGGGCTGATGGTCCCGCAATTGGTAGAACACAGCTTGGGGTGGGGAGACCCAGAGAGCAGGGCTGGTGAGGCACGCCTTGTCCTAAAGGCAGAAGGGGAGGAGGCCAGGAGGGCGACGCCAGGGTATTTGTTGGGGAGTCTCCCCACGCTTGATCAGACTCCTCCTCATTGTTCTAAGTCCCGTGGAAAGCACACACACCGGGCCTCCACTGGGATCTCCACTACTATTGAGTAAACCCCCTGATTTATACCCACCCTTCAGAAATGTAAATGTTACGAGTGCAAAGAGAAAGGAACATAAATTTGTCGTGGCTGTTAACAGGAGGGACAGAGGAGGGCTCAAGGCCCCTGCCCTGACCAGCCGTCTCTGCAGCCTGGCTGGCAGGAGGTGGTGAGAAGACTGAGGACACCTGCCTGGGGCGCAGCGGTGCCATGGGTGGCAGGAAAGGGGCCGTGGCTCTGCCTTCACCCAAAGCAGACGCAGGTCTATCAGACAAGTGAGGGGAAAGCCTGCTGCGGGAGACTGCTGGGCTGGCGCGCGGAGCAGACATAAAGGGCACAGGAGAACCTGTGGCTCTCTGGCTGAAATTTTATGGCCTACTATGATTTTTTGAGTgcttgggccaggaatcgaacccaggtctcccgcggGGCAGGCGAGCACCCTCATGGCTTATATTAAAAGCATCCCTATAGCGCGCTGCCAGACTGCTCGGCGCTTACTCGTTCCCTGGCAGCCCCTTTCAGGTGACGAAGCAGGCTTGGACGCAGTTCAGACCCAAGCGCTCTTGGCATACCCTTCCTCGGGCACTTCCGGGCTCACCTGTTCCTGCGTCCAGTGGGCAGtcaagaaaaataacatacatttattatggaaaacacagaaaggataaacaaaagtTAGTCACGCAGAAATAACCATCATTGAACATGTGCCCTTCTTCACTTTTAGTGCCTGTATAAACATTTGTGCTTTCTTtacatttgtgtatttattatGTACTTTTTGCTCGACATTGGGGAAATTTTGTGCTTCCCGAGGGCAGCTGTTTTCCCTTGTGCAGGTGCAGCTCCAACGTCCAGGGCACTGCCCAGGCCAGGGGTTCTTCAGGGACCCTGTCAGGGGCTGGTGGGACACACGGGTGCTTCGGCCCGACCCCCAGACCCCATTTCTCAAGGGCAGTTCCTAGTATGGGGCGCCCCTGGCCCTCCTACACCCTGCCCTGGGGTCACCAGCTGCCGAGGGCCAGCCCTTCCGGGTGCTGGGACAGGGGCAGCACATTAAAAGTGTGGGATCCTGAACCAGGCACCTCTCATTCACCCTGGCTTTAGAATCTTGGGCCTCCCCTCCATGCGTCACCACAGGTGAGGACCTGACTTAAGTAGCATGTTAAGCCAGGGGAGGGTAGGAGGGGCGAGTTCTGACTCTGGGCCCTTCACCCTGCTGCTGGGAACTGCTCTCCCAGAGGTCGGAAAGCAGACACTGAGTCATGTGAACAACCTGCAGAGCTCGGGAAGGAGCCAGTTCTCCTGAATCCTGTCCAATGCTTGTTCGTGGGAATGGAAAAGGTTTGGGTGCAGTAATTGCACACTGTTAAAAGCCCTATTGGAACACTTGGTGTGATGGAAGGTCCGGGCTTCCCTCCAGGTGTGAGATGTACGGGGGAGAGGTGAGGAGGATGCCAGGATGCCCAGCATTTCCACATTTCAGTAGTTCATGCTATGGGGACCTATGAGGAGGGAAGAACCTGAGAAGTGTGCTCCAAAGGGGGTCAGGCTACACCCTGTCATGGGGCTGCAGAGCAACTGGCTCAGCTCTCTTGCCAAATCCTGAAACCTGTGGCACACTGGCTCACATCAGTGGTGCTCCCTGCCAGGCTTTTAGGGCCACGTCTCGTCACTGCTCTGGCCCCAGCCCCTGCACAGCTCCTAGCATTGGTACATGCCTGCAGAAGGCACAGAGGGGCCGAGCTCCCTGCGATCTTGGCAAATATCTCAGCAAGGTCACAGACACACAGGATGTCATCCCACGGTGGCTGTCCTCAAGGTTGCAGCTGAAGAGCTTGGACAAGGAAGTGCCGCAGGCAGATTCCAAAGCTGGTGCAGGTGGCCACACCGCCCCGGGCAGAATGGTTATTAAATCCAGCCACAAGCATAAGCTGCAAGGGACAACTGAAATGGGCCGTACTGGGACTTTTGAGGATATTGTTTGAAGTGAAGGAATCACCAATAGGAATGAAGAATTCTTTGACTTATGGAGGTTTCCATTGAAAGGCTTTTGCTTCAATAGGGTATAGCAGCAAGAACACTTATTTGTAAATTACGGGATGCAGCTCTATTGCCAATTCTGTTATATCACAAAGACTGAGGTTGACACAAGACAGTAACAAACTGTAGTGGCAGGAACATCAACCTTAGAGGAGCAGCCATTTGCAGAGGACTGACCCAGTGCCAGCCACCACCGGACCACAATGAACAGCGATCCCAGCAAACGCCCTTCTGTATGCTCAGAGAGGCTGAGTCAGGTCCAGGGCAGCCCACGGAGCTGGACGACGGCAGAGCAGGCGTCCCTACTCTAAGGTCAGGGCACATCACGCTTCTTTgcccagcctggccctggcagtCAAGTCCACACTGAGGCCTTCTAAGGAACATTAACAAATCATCCCCTCTGCCCACCGTGGGGCTGGTGCAATGACAAGGTGTCTGTGGAAGTGTGGGCTCTGGAGTTCAAATCCCGGCTCTCCAGTTGTTCCTCTGCGACTTCCCGCCAGGCCCTTGATCTCTCTGAGCTCGTTTCCTTGCCTGCGGAATACTAGTGGTAACCAGTGCTAATGTTTACAGAGTCCTGCTATGTTCTAGACACTGTTCCCAAACTTTCTCTTCATTAAGTCATTTATTGGGACGACAGAATTTTTCTTAAAAGGATGATTGTGAGCAGTAATGGAACGAGGTGGGCAGTGCTTGAGACCCTGCTGGCACAGAGAGAGTGCTCAGTAAACACTAGTGTTTACGTGTCCACCTGCCTGGCCACTGCTAGGGCCTGAGAGTGGTGGGACATGTAAGGCACTTGGCTAGGTCTCAGTGGAGGTCAGTGAAGTGCAGACTGTACACGTGTCTCAGCCTCCCCGGGGAAGAGAAGCTGTCAGGGAGCTGCAGAAGAGGACATACTTGGGTCCCACTCCATCGAGGCCACGGCTGCAGCCCCATTCTGCAATCTGCGGGCCTCCTGAGCCTCCATGATGAGGTCGGCCACAAGGTTCAGCTTGCAGGCCCTGAGGGCTCCCAccaggtgggccactgtggcgTCCTCCCTGTGCAGGCTCTCCCAGACCCTCAGCGACTCCCACACCTGCTCTGTCAGGTTCCGGGGATGTTTCTCACTGATAGCTTCGATCCTGATGTCAGAAACTTTAAGCTGACGAGCCAGTCTTCTCCAGTCTTTCCCCACATTATCACATATGATGTGAAATGCTGCATGCAGATCTGGGGAGAGAAGTGACAAAATGATTTACTAGAGGCTTGGTGGGTTCTTTAGGAAGCAGGGAACCCTACACTCCCCAATGGGCTTCTCAGTGCTCACTTGAGTCCTGGGTAGACTGGAGAGCCACAAAACTTCCTACGTTTAGGTCCTCTGCAGAGGCCAGCATCACCCAGGAGAGTGGGTTTTGCTGGAGTGGCCTAGGACAGAGGCAACTGAGGGTGGTGGTGGCTGGAGAGTCCTCGGAGGGAAGGAAGTGGGGCTGCCCTACATTCCACACTGTCATGGCTTGAATGGTGGCCTCCTAGAGATCTGTCTACATCAAATCCCCGGAACCTGTGAACATGACCTTACTTAGAAAAAGGGTCTTCGCAGAAGTGATGAAGTTAAGCATGATGccatgagatcatcctggattaccAGGTAGCCCCAAATCCAATCAGGTGGGCCCTTATAGGAGATGCGCAGAGGAGGGACGcagagggaaggggagaagggCATGTGGAGAGAGGCGGCTCCAAGCCAAGGAGTatggagccaccagaagctgggcGAGGCCAGGAAGGGACCTCCTCGAGAGCCTCCAGAGGGAGCACGGCCCTGTCGACAAGGCCTTGATTTGGGGCCTCTGGCCCCCAGAACCGTGCGAGAGAACACCTTTCTGTTCTCGGTGGTTCTCTGCTTGTGGTTCTTTGTTGTGGCAGTCCTGGAAAATGAACACACAGCCCGATTCTTACTTTGGAAGCTACCCCAACTGACCTCCATTCCTGACATCCAGGACCTCAGTTGCTGGACAGTCCCCACTGAGGTCAGCACGGTGGGGGAGCAGACCCCAAAAGGCTGTTTCTGGAGGCAGGGTGGCGATTAGTGAGGCAGAACAAGATGCTGCCCGGATTCACTCCTGCAAGTTAGGGTCTCTACTTATAAAACCCCAAGACACTGCAGCCCATGCACCACCTCCTCCAACAACCCTGTGAGGCGGGCACTGGAGCTGCTATCACCAATTATACAGGATGGGGAGAGAGAGGCGCAGGGAAGCAGCCTGTCCAAGGTGTACAGCCAGAAACTGGCAGAGCAGGGGTTTGGAAACCCGGTCGGTCTACTCTCATCCATTACACTAAAGTGCCTTTTGTCAGAGGCAAACCCAGAAATACGAATCACTTCTGACCGTACCCAGTGCTCACCTGCTGGAGCTTCCCTCCGGCAGCTACACAGACAGGTGCTCACAGCCATGTGCACACGACCCTACAAGCGAGGGCAGAGGGATTGTGGGAAGGTGGTGGAGGAGGACGCTCCAGGAACCAGACCTCCACCGGAACAACTACTCAATAGGCAacaactgtctgaatcaactattttgaaactccagggTCCAGCAGAACACCATGCAGTATCCAGGCAAGAGCGGGAGggagaggctggtaaattatggtaaagaccaATGAACTGCTCTCTGTCTGGTGGCTACTGGTGCCCAGCCCCTGGCACAGCTTGCTAGTACCAGAAAGGGATGTAAAAACCCACTTCCCCAAGCTCTGGGGTGAAGTCAGCTTGGGCCAGCTGCTGATCATGGTGGAGACAGCGCTGCACTGGTTGGGCAGGTCAAGAAAAGTCCAGCTTTGggagcccccttcggggaatggtgagaacggggagaaattcaacttccccaagttgaattcttgatattctcacaagcagtgtggacaaccaaagctataggctgagccccccagtcttggggtttgttcatatgaaacttaaccccacaaaggataggtcaagcctacttaaaatttaggcctaagagtcacccccaagaaagcctcttttgttgctcagatgtggctctctctccagccaacacaataagcaaactcaccaccctccccctgtctacgtgggacatgactcccaggggtgtggaccttcctggcaacgtgggacagaaatcctggaatgagctgagactcaacatcaagggattgagaaaaatcctagaatgagctgagactcagcatcaaggaattgagaaaaccttctggaccaaaaggggtaagagtgaagtgaaatgagacaaagtgtcaatggctgagagattccaaacagagtcaagaggttatccaggaggttattcttacacattaaatagatatcaccttgttattcaagatgtaatggagaggctggagggaactgcctgaaaacgtagagctgtgttccagtagccatgattcttgaagatgactgtataatgatatagctttcacaatgtgactgtgtgtttgtgaaaaccttgtgtctgatgctccttttatctaccttgtcaacagacaagtagaacatatggaataaaaataaataatgggggaacaaatgttaaaataaatttagtttgaaatgctagagatcagtgaaagtgaggggtaaggggtatggtaggtataatcttttttttgtttgtttccattttatttctttttctattgtctttttatttctttttttgaatggatgcaaatgttctaagaaatgatgaatatgcaactaagtgatgatattgtgaattactgattatgttaaTGTCATATTtcgtttaatttttttaattaataaataaattaaaaaacaaacaaacaaacaaaaaggaagcgcagctttggggagctgtggAGGAAGCGCCCGGTGCCCTTCTCGGCCCCACTAGGCAGTCTGCAGCTGGCCAGTTGGTACTGTCTCTGGCCTTGTTCcggctgggaaagactgatgtGGGAAATTTCTCTCCAGTGTTCCTCCAAGCTGCAaaattttccctccaggcaaaCACAGCTTGAGAGGACCAGGTACAGCTAAGAAACAGGCAAGGCAGAGGGCCCGGGGCAAAGGTTTACATGCTTTAAGTCTGCCAACAGAGCACAGGGAGAGGGAGGGTGTCTGTCTCCTGGGAGGAAGCGGGGGCGTCACACTCCTGCAGACTGGGAGCTCCCAAGGCCACCAGCAGGAACAGAAGCAGGCCATGCTGCAGCCCAGAGAAGACAAGGAGAGCCCCGCACTTCACACTCCCCGGGGGTGGACCTTCCTCCTAGGAGGGCgaacaatcaagaaaatctctTGTCACACCACCAGCTAGTTAAAACTCAAGAGACAGAGAtccagggaataaatcccagagttaccagtttaaaatattaaaatgcccaataagcaacaaaagattacaagacaaagaaacaggaaatgatagcccatccaaaggaagaaaacaaatccAGAAAACAATGAGGAAGACCAGGGTGTTTTCACactaaagacttaaaaaaaaaaaaaaaagtcttctatctgctcaaggagacaaaggaaaaacagagaaagaactaggatatcaggaaaatgatgaatgaacaatataagaacttcaataaagagacagagatttcaactggagttgaagaccccaaaaactgaaatgaaaaagtctCAGGAAGGTTTCGACGCAGACTGGAACTTGC
This region of Tamandua tetradactyla isolate mTamTet1 chromosome 9, mTamTet1.pri, whole genome shotgun sequence genomic DNA includes:
- the FADD gene encoding FAS-associated death domain protein yields the protein MDPFLVLLHSVSAGLASNEVTELKFLCRGLLSKRKLERVQSGLDLFSMLLEQNELDAEHTALLSDLLSSLRRHDLLRRLDEFKAGAKVQAAPKEEDLHAAFHIICDNVGKDWRRLARQLKVSDIRIEAISEKHPRNLTEQVWESLRVWESLHREDATVAHLVGALRACKLNLVADLIMEAQEARRLQNGAAAVASMEWDPSMSSSAAP